Within Oscillatoria nigro-viridis PCC 7112, the genomic segment AAATAAAATGACACCCTCAGACCAACAACAACTAAAAGCCCACTTAAAAGCGGTAGCAAAAATTCTTTACAGAAATACAGAGCCAACTGAGTTAAAAACTTTTGAAAGTATAGAAAAAGCAGTCCGTCAGAAAATGTTATCAGAGGTTGGTCCAGAAATAGGTAGCTTTTTTTTTCAGCAGTATCAGGAATTCAAACAGGAAAACCCCGAAAAATAAAATCAATAATCGGATCGCTCGACATTACAGATAATCAGGCAAAATATTTTGGCTTAAAAGCTTACAGTCAATTTAGTCCCCTGATGGAAAATTGCTGTCTTTTAATCAGTGCTAACGAATCTTATCAAATGGCAGAAAAAGATTTGGAAAAATTTACTGGGATCAAAATTTCTCACAGTACATTACAAAGATTAGTCAAAAGACAAGAATTGGAATTGCCTACATCTCAACAAGGAGTCAAAGAAATTACATTGGATGGCGGTAAAGTCAGACTACGCAACGCAACCAAGGGCGAGAGCTGTTACTGGAAAGACTATAAAGCCGTGTGTTTAGATAATATTTATGCGGGAGCGTTTTTCAAAATAATCAAGATTTAATTGATTGGACTAATAGCCAAAAATTACTACATCCTATGTATTGCCTCGGAGATGGCCATGCCGGAATTTGGAACATATTTAAAGAAATTGGAGACAATGAACAAAGACAAGAAATCTTAGATTGGTATCATCTGAAAGAAAATCTCTACAAGGTAGGGGGTTCAATAAAACGATTGAAATTAGCCGAAAATATGTTATGGCAAGGCAAAGTTGATGAAGTTATAAATTTATTTAAAGACTTTAAAGGTCAAGCATTTAAAACGTTTTGCAATTATTTAGATACCCATCGCTGCCGAATAGTAAATTACCAATACTACAAAGAAGAATCCATAAGTTCGATTGGTTCTGGAACAGTGGAATCAACAATAAAACGCATTGGATTAAGGGTAAAAATATCGGGAGCGCAATGGAATATTGAGAACGTTTCCTCTATGCTTGCTCTTCGCTGTGCTTATCTCAACGGTCAACTTTCAATTTGATGTATGTGCCAAAGTGAGATGCACCCGCGGGTTGAAACAAAATTACCCAACTTATTGAAAGATATTACATCGTTAGTAGACCCACACAGTCAAACTGATCCTAGCTTTAAGAGTACACGATTATATACGCGCATGACTGCCAATGAAGTCCGTCGTCAATTAATTAAACAATTTGGTTATAGTGATGAAGAACTACCGAGCGCCGAAACAATTAGAAGAAGATTGAATGATTTGGGTTATACCTTAAAACGAGTTTTGAAAACTAAACCAGTCAAAAAAATCCCCGAGACCTCAGCCATTTTTGAACAACTTGAACAAGTCAATACAGCAGCCGATAATAACCCAAATACTCTCCGAATTTCCATTGATGCCAAAGCTTCCGTCAAGATTGGAGAATTTGATAGAGGTGGTAAAAATCGGACGCCAACTATTGCAGTTGACCACGATTTTTCGACTCAATCAAGTGTGATTCCCTATGGTATTTTTCTGCCTGAGTACAATGAGCTATTTTTATTCTTCGTTACTTCTAAGTTGACGGCTGATTGTATAGTTGACTTACTTGAAAGTTGGTGGCAAACTGTTAAACACCGTTTTAGTCACATTCAAAAATTGGTCATCAATCAGGATAATGGACCGGAAAATCATTCTCGTCGTACTCAGTTTATGAAACGAATTTTAGATTTTTCCCAACAATCTCAACTGACGTTACAATTAGCTTATTATCCGCCCTATCATAGTAAATATAACCCAATAGAACGTTGTTTTGGTTGGTTAGAAAAGCATTGGAATGGTAGTTTACTTGACACTGTTGAGACTGTTGTAAATTTCGCCAAAACTCTCACATTTAAGGATAAAAATCCAGTGGTGACATTGGTAGAAACAATTTACTCCACAGGAGTTAAACTTTCGGAGTTAGCTATGGCAGAAATTGAAACCCAGATTCATCGTCTCCCCAATCTTCACAAATGGTTTGTAGAAATTTTCGCTAAACCCACATAGCTATTGGATCATTCTTTTTGTGGAGGTCTCTTAAGTCTTCCCTGTTCCCTTGGCGTTTCCAATATCTCGCCAAACTCTTCAGAGTCAACTTCGGAAAGTTCTTCTAAAAGTTGATCGGACATTTAACCTCCTACCTAATCAAAATCCTAATCTTTATGCTGTTCTGCATCGCGCATTCTATAGTGTGAACTCATATTTTGTCCGTCTCCTAACGAGTTCATCACCCATTGACTGTAAAATTTACAGGAATACCCGCAAATTATCGGTTTAGACACTATCTGTAGTATTAAGATGTGTTTCGGCACACCCAGCCCGCTGGCCCAGTGGTGAAGAAGTTTTTGAAACCCTGGAAATCTCGTAGCGGGCGATGGATCAATCTTCTTACTTTCAGAATTTAAACGCAATAAACAACGTTTATTGCTAATATCCAACGCCTGGGATAACACAACTGCGTTGATTGCACTCAGCCAGCGGGCTGGTTTCGGCACACCCTATCAGTAGAGTCTGTGCGTAAGCCTTAATTTAGATTCTTAAAAGCTTACGATACCTTTTTTACAAATTACAGCCTCCTGAGACTTTACAACCTGTTGCTTATTTTGTTACTCATTTTGGGGCTCATTTTCTATCTGCATTTCCTCATTTTTTTTTTGTTCATAGGGCGCGATGACTTCTTTTTTATTGCGATTGGGTGCGTTGTTAAACAAACCTACATCTTCTATCAGACGGAAACAGTCTTCCAGAAAAGTATGCAATCGCTGCTGACTAATCAAGAAGAATTCAGAGTGTTTCATTGCTTGAGAAAACGACAACCGCTTCGTATCAATAAACTTGCGCTCTCTTGCACTCAGAGCCGGCAAATCTACCACAGGAATTCGGTAATTATTAATGAGCTTGTTCATTTCCTTATGGCTTTGTACGTGCGACCAATCTTTGCAAACTCCAAAATTGCGGACAAAAATGTGATTGAGCTGACCTTCAAAGTAGTTGAAAGAGTCAATAAACATTTCAATGCTGTCCGTCGTGCCCCCGCAAATAAACCACTTGCATACATCAACTCCTGACTGCTCTTTAAAATCAGGAGAGGTTAAATTAGCTTCGTCAATCCATTTGTTGATAATGCTGTAAACCCGAGCTGGTAAATTGACAATCACAGGAGTTTCTACTGCTGTTTCAAAAATAATATCGATATCGAAAAACTTCTCTTCATCTTCAACTAAAGCTACGATTTTTGCATTGTGTTCAGGATAGCGCTGCTGCACATCAGGATTTTGAAAATCACCATCAATTAACGTGTACAGCAGTTCATACTTCTGATTGAATTCAACCAGAATCCGAGTTAGCATCGACTTGCCTACGCCACCTTTCTCGCCGTCAACCAAGTGAATCATGTTAGTCATTTCATTCCTCCTTGCTGGATGTCGATGTCTATTCAAGACTTAATAATTTTTAACTAAAGCTAGGCCCGACCATTGCTGGATCGAAACCAGCTAAGTTAAATGCGCTGTTTTCAAACTCAACTTCTCCCCAAAATTCCTCTGCTTCTTTTTCTTCGGGCAAACTTGCGGGATTTGAACTCTCAGGGGCAGTTAATTCCGTAGCAATAGATGCACCTGAATTCGATAAGTGAGGGAAAGTAGCTAAAGGAATTAAACCCGAAGAAATACCAGGGGCAATTGCTCCTAAATCGGTACAGTTAAATCCCGCATCTCGGCAAACTTCATCTATCTGCCTGAGCAAAAAATTAATGCTTTCTCGCCTCAAATACTCTAAGTCTGTACTAGAATGACTACCGCTATTGCGTAAAGATGCTAACAGCCACCGCGCTTTGATTAGAGGTAAAATCGTTTCCTTGAAACTAAAAAAAGGATGATTTTGCAGGTAAGATAGCAAGATAGCGTCTTCGGAATCTGGCAAAACTTGACAGCGCCAGCAAAATTCCTTGTAGCGTTTTCTAGGCATAATTCCTCACCTTCTTTCCAGCACCTCGGTAGGGCCCTCCCAATAAGAGAGCTGCATCTAAGTTTGCTTCTGATTCCTCTAATGAAGGTTCTGTATTCGACGACGACTCATCACTCAATTTATTAGAATCATCTAAGCAGCTATCTTTGATACTTGAATCAGCCTTTTGTTGAGCGCAAATTTCACTGTTTTGTTCAGTAATATCTTCAGTGTTTGGTTCAGTGGGTTCCTCAAGTTTTGGTTCAGTAATATCTTCAGTGTTTGGTTCAGCGGGTTCCTCAAGTTTTGGTTCAGTAACCCACATTCCGCACCCTCAACTGGCACACACGCAGTTGGGGTGCTCCGTCCGAGTCTCTCGTCCGAGATAATAATCAAAAATACCCGCGACCTGTTGGGTCACAATCGCATCGACCTGTTGGGGCAAGTTGAAAATTAACTGCTTTCGGGCAAATCCTAGATTCTCGATATCTAACAACACCTTCATCCGTCATAATTAACTATTAATCGACAGCAGATATTTCCAGCAGCCTGATAATTACACATCACTACTGAATCAAATATTTATGAAATTTCTGTCAGTTTTGCTCATCAAACAAACTGCTCGATCTCAGATTAATAAATAATAAGACTTACAGGAGAGCGGCAGCAAGTTCAATATAGCCATTCGCTCGGCTGTTAAATTAGAAATTTGTTGAATCCCTTGTAGGCTCACCAGATGAATTGATTGAAATATCTGGCAAATCCAACGGAGCGTCGGTCGATTAGTTTGTTTGCCCAACTGATTTTTCAATTGGGAATTAGTGCGTTGCAAACTGTGACGCAGTAACCTTTGACCTAAAGTATAGACTAACAAACACAAACCCATTACCAATGCCAAAGCTTCGATTCTTTCCGGCGACTTGAGAAATACACTGTCCGTAAAAAACAGCGGATCTTTCAAGAACCCAAACCCTCTTTCTGCTGACTGCTGTTCTTTGTATTTCACAATCATATCGTCAGGCTCTAATTGCTGAGTTTCCAGCACATTAGTGGCGAGAATAAACCTGCCACAGGCTTTGGTTTCTTTGGCGATCGCACCTGTATCTGGTTCCAGTTTTGCTTGAACTTTAAATCTCTGTTTCGAGCTGGATTTCTCGCGAGCATTTGGATCGTTAGTATTAGTCTTTACTGTAATTTCTTTGCTACTAACTTGGGTGATATTGTAAAATTTTAGTTGTTTGGATAAGCGATGAGCTGCGGCGGCAGCGTCGGCGGCACAAGCAAATTCAATTTTTGAGAGTTCTTGCAGTTTATTCTCAGCTTCAGCCTGGGCTTTTTTGAGTTTTTTTTCGAGTTTTTGTTCGGTCTGAATCGCGTCGCAAACTGCTCTCTACTACTAGCCATCTTTGTTCAATTCCACCATAATTACTTTTGTGTTCTGACCAGCTATATCCACTCACAGAACTGGGGGTAAATTCTGCTTCATTTAACTGAGATACCAGTTGCTGCGCTTGCTTGATACTCAACGGTACGCGGGTTAACCATCTTAAATTGGTTAACATTTCTAAGTTAGGAGCTGAATATAATGCACTATCTGCAACCATTAAACTGTCAAGGTTTAACTGTTGTTTAAACTCCTGACAAATTGATGCGAATATGGCTCGATCTGATTCATTCCCGAACCCACCCGTAAAAATAGCGGTACATCTCCATCGCTACTACAAATTAAATCTAAAATGAATTGTTTTAAGTCGGGTCTGCGATCGCGGGAGTAGCCGTAGGTAATCTTAATTGGCACGGCAGATGACACGGGTTTAGTTGACTCGCTATCTTCGCTATCTTCGCTATCTAGCGCCGTTTCTGGCTCGATAACAGATACAGATGGTAGCTCGGATTCGTATTTGCCATGCAGGTGAAAGGAAGTTGAATCTAAATGGGATGTCTCTGTATCGAGCTCAAATTTTTGAGCTGCTGAAGCGGCAATAGTTGTAAATATTTGGCTGCTGCCTGCTAAATATAGCTTGTCTAATACTCTACCTAAACGGTATTCATTCAGGTGTGATGCTTGAATACCTTCACCCATTAAATGTTCGAGCGCTTTGCCTTCAAAAAATTTAGGAAATAAGTATAATGGAGCGGAAACAAGCCCTAACCCATTGATAATCATTGCTTTGACTGCTAGACCTGGACTGACAATCTCACCCGGTTGTTCCCCTACTAACTCATTGATTTTTTGGACAATTTCTATTTCATCAACTAGACCTGCTATTAAACCAAGATGGTCGAGGTTAGAGACGGCGAGTTCAGTTGCTTGATGCACGGGTTTCATTCGATCGAGCGAATTGTTTGCTACTTGAGTTTAGACTATTTTTATCCTCCGCGTCGCACGGGGGATAATTGGTTTTTGTTGTTAATTTACACGCTCGTACATTTTCCAACTGAATCGATCGCTTGCTCGATCACCTGACACGGCAGGCGAGAGTATTTCTACTCATCTAGAGCCGACTGATCGACTCGGACGGGGCACCCCAACTGCGTGTGTGCCAGTTGAGGGTGCGGAATGTGGGCAGTAATATCTTCAGTCTTTTGCTCAGTAGATTCCTCAAATTTTTGTTCAGTAGATTGCTCTGATTTAGCGTGAGTAAATTGCTCAAGTTTTAATTTAGTAGGTGGCTCGGATTTTGGGTGAGTAGGTTGTTCAGATTTTGGCTTGGTAGATTGTTCAGATTTTGGCTTGGTAGATTGTTCAGCACATTCTTTTACACTCTGTATATCAGTCGTGGGGACTGGAGCATCTCCTGAACTGGAAGTTGTATCTTCTGCCCTCTGAGAAGTTGCCGCAACAGACCTTTGCCTCAGTACCTCAAACTGAGATTTGAAGTAAGAAAATAGTCCGTAAACATCAGCTATGCGGCAACCTAAACCATCAGGATCGAGCGTTTTTGGCACTGTTATACCTGCGTGCCAAGACAGCGAATAAGGAGAAAACTGATTTCGCAGTTCTGGCTTCATATATTCAGAAGTACCCCCGCAAAATACAATTTCATCTAAATCGGGCGGCAGCACTTCATTAATCCAATGAGATAGCATTCGAGCGTAGTCGAAGCGAGACAGCTTGACTGCTTCAATCAATTGGTCAACTTCTCGATCTTTAGCTGTTTCCTCTCGATTCCGAGCAATTCGGTAAAAGTAAGGGCGGTTGTAGCTTACGCCCGCTTGAGCGATTGATAAAGCCAAACGGGAAGCATCGTAGTTAGATGTTCGCTCTTGAACTAGATCCACCAACCTTACCATTCCTAAGTCTGAAGTTTTGCCCTTACCGACAGCACCGCGTGCCGAAACTATTACCGAAGCATTGCGAAATCCTACCATAACAAAGGCAGTTACCCGCTGCTTGAAGGCTGAACCTAAATTACTGTTGTGGATCAAAGCAATGCCGCCGCCTTCTTGCAAAGCTTGGGTTTTGTCCAGGGTGACGGAGAGCTTGCCGGTGGGTGTTTCAAATGAAGCAGAGTATTGACTTAATAGCTCAAAAAATTGCTTGGAGTCATTAAATTCGCCTGGGGGCAAGAAAACGGAGAGCGCAGCGCTGAATTGATTGCCTAAATCTAACTTCCGCGACACTACCCACAAAGCTGCTAGAGCTTTGTACAAAGCGCTACTGTACTTCAGTCCTGCCAAACCGATGTGAGCATTGAATTGCGCTGCTGCTAGGTAGCCAACGGCTCGGCATTCATTACCAATTGCCACCCAAGCAATATTTTCGGGAGATGCTGATGCGAGGTTAGGTTTGGTGAAACAATTGGCTATGTCTTGGCTCACTGGCCCCACCTGCGATTCCATTACAAAGGAGCTTGCTTTACTGCCTGCTTGCGAGCTTTGGCAGAAAACTCTAGTAGATAAGCCGCCAAAATCTATAGCCAGAATTGCATCTGGTATTGATGGTTTTTTCTTCATAAACGCTGGCTTTTATTACGTTATAAAATGATAGTATTGGCTTCAGTTTAAGTCTGACCTCACCAAATCCGGTGGTTTTGGATAATTAAAATAGCCCCCTCCAAATGGCGGGGACAGACTGCCTTTGAAGGAAAAAATCTTGGGTAGATTATCAGGGAAAGAGCTTTAGAGTTGTGAGAAACGGTGTAGGTATTGTGAGTGAGATACCGAGCAGGTACGCCCAAAGTATCTTCAATAAAGTGTTTGAGTTCGGTGTGGGAGTAGCACTTATCGAACGTACCCCACTTGGTAATTACGCCATCGTTATAAGCAATACCCGCATGATTGGTCGATCGCGGGCGTGATAGCACTAACCACCAGAGTTTGGCGGGTTAAGTGGTAAGCAGAGATGAGCGCTTCATACCGAACCATGAGAGTTTTAATAGTGCTGAGGACATAAATCAGGGTGACAATATCAGCCGCTTTTTTGATTCGGGGAAAGTAGTAAGGGTCGTAACCCCGGGAGCGAAAACCCATTGCTTGGAGGAAGCGGACATCATCCCCACGACCACATCCATAATCCAAGAGTGTGTGGTGGTGTTGGAGTATCCCCCCATCAATATTAGCAGCCATAGGTAAGCTCAATTCATTGCGCTTGAGAGCGGCTTTGTGTCTCGGTATTGTTCTCTGGTCTAGTTGAGTTGGTGTCATACTAAATCAACTTAATATCAAGAGTAATTTTAAATCTACGAAAAATTTAAACTAAAGGGCTACCGCTAGGGTGTAAAAAATAGGGAGTAAGCTATGCTCTACGCTTTGATTAATTCAACAGGAATCCATCGGCTGGAAGTAGAAGAAAAGTTGGAACTTGCAGATTTGCAAAACCGAGTGGGCATTGCAGGTGAACCTGCGTTCATAGAATATGTCCGGAATCAATTTCCAGAGCCCGCGATAGACCTAATCTGTGATGAGGAATTCTTATACAAGGAATTGCCCTTAACCTGCATTACCCGTCGCAGTATTGCACTTGGCGGTCAAGTGATTGCTACTGCCTGTACGGATGATGGTGAAACAATAGGGTTGACCGAAGCTCAGTTTCAATTAGTCGCGACAAATCTGATTATTGCGAGCAGGATCTAATCTATCATGCCTCAAGTTTGCGCTTGGGGCAACTTCCTTATTTAAAATATTATAATAATAACGTCTTACTAATAGCTAATACTTGATAAAATTAATCACTAAAATAACTCCAACAAAATGGCTATCGCAATGGTTGTAAATCACAATTAGAACAATTGCGACACATGCCCACAAAGAAGACACAATTACCCGCATCTCAAGAACCTGTCACATCGAGTGAATCTACGGCTAATACGCCCAATACGTCCTTATTGGATGTTATTTGCGCTCAATTACTAGCAACCTCAGAGCGGGGAATAGAAGCACTGACCGCCCTCAAAGCTCAACTAAAAGCACAATACGACACCCCCGAAACTCCTGAAACCGACTCAATTGTGCAGCAAGCATGGCAACACATGAACCCAGACCAACGTGCTCTGATTTCCAATCGCTGTGAGGCTCACCGAGGGCGCACTAAGTCATTGCATTTACTTACTGTAGAACTGGAGGACTTGGATAAGCTAATCGACAACATCGAAGGTGAAGAAATCACACCCGAATTAGAAGTAGCGGTGCAACAACTCTTAGAACAACGGGGTAGTACCTACGAGCAATGGCTTTCCAAGGTTGATAACTACTGCGCTGCCATTACCAACCGCCATGCCCTGAGCCAACAACGTAAATCTGAAGCAGAACGCCTGAGTAAACTCGCAGCTACCGATAGCAAACGAGTGGATTGGATGAAAGCGCAGCTCCAAAAGTGTCTCAAATCTCAGGGTGTCAAGAAACTAAGCCTGCATCGCTTCCACTTAACTATCAGCAACAATGGCGGAGTTTTACCCCTGAAACTCCCTTGTGAAGTAAATCAACTTCCTCCCCAGTTTCAACGCATTGAAGTATCGCCCGATAATTCAGTCATCCGACAAGCCTTGGAAGCGGGAGATATCGAAGCTCAGGAAGTTGCACAATTCGGAGGACGCGAAACTCATTTGAGAGTTCTATAGATTGCCATTAAGCAGGAAATAACCACTTTTTACCAAGAACTATTTCCGGCGGAATGTTAACATAAAAAAAAGTAATCTTAATAAGATAGCTGTCGCTAGTGTAGAAAAAATAGTAAGTTAGAGGTACACAATGCACTGCTGTTTCGGGTTAGATTGTACTCAAATGAGTTTAGATGAAGGCGGAGAGTGCATCAACGAAGAAAGTTGCTACCGTTACACAGAAGCTTGGAATTTGTACGAAATAGTGCTACTCAAAGGATTCCCAGGTGCGGTGTATCTTTGCTGGCATAGCAAGGATAATGCAGGGCAAACGCATCTAAATTGTAGACCTCTTTCCCCGTAAGGGTTCTACCAATTCATAAGGATAAAGACTCACCGGGCTGGAATCCTTGCCCAGTAAGCATTCCAAACATAAGATGCGTTTGCCCTGATAATGCGAACACCGAATGGACTGATGAAAAGTGGGGCTTCAAGCACCTCAACAACTGCGATTGGTTGCTGCACAGCAGCGCATCATTGAATGCCTTTGCAGAATGGCAACACGCCTATTACAAACTAAGCTCTAGAAACAACACCAAGTACGTTCGGAGTGAGTTATTTGATGAGTTTGAAGCGTTGAGAAAGCAGGTAGACCCAGACTACGGGAAAAACCAAGAAAGCAGCGCTCTCATCCTATTTGAATAACAGAACACATAAAAATGACCAGAAACATTCACACATTCCTCAGAACGGCTTGCTTCGTGAGATGCCGTCACCCCTCCCATCACGAACGAGGATACACCTTAAAGCATCATAAACTTGAGGGCATCATTCAAGTTTGGTTCAACTCTTTTGAGCTGTTGGATGAGGCAGAAAAAGTTTTGAGAACAGAAGGGCTTGAACTAAAGATAACTTTGGCTTATCAATCTAACGGCTGTTTTCTTTCGCTCGATTGTTAGATAACTACTACACTCTTGGATTAATGGAGTCATAAAATATGCAAATTTTCTCCGAAGAGAAAGTACAATCCCATGTCTCATTCCAATCGGATGGTATCGCGCTATGAGTATCCCTACTGCTATCACGACAATGTGTATAACTTCAAAAAAATGATTTATCCAATCAACCCGTTTGATGATGGGGTATGGATTGAAGCTAATCGGGTTCCGCCTGAAGTGTTCGTGCAGTCTATTAAAGTAGAGTTTATTCTGAGAGATGCGAAAAATCCTTGGCTGAATGCCATCAAAAATGATTCATCAGAAATGATGGTTCGTGTTGATGCCCAATGGATTCAAACATTTAAAACACCCCGATATCTGGGAGGGAACTCAAATGAAATAACAACAAAATAAAGAGCAATTCGTTGTTGAGCATTGACTGAAACAACGGTAGATATTGAATACACGAAAGGGCAAAAAACCAGCGTTTCCCTACCCTTTTAATTGAACAAGGAAAAATCATGTTAGGAACACACTTCATCGAATTACCCGTACCCATGCCGCCCACGTTACCGGAGATGGTGGGAGCCAGCAACAGCCAATACTTTGCCATGTACTATCAAGGAAGCAAAGCCACATGGAGTAATGGCAGAGCAATGGCTACGTTTAGTTACTACGCCGTGTATGCACCTCTGATAGAACACATAACTCTCGCAATCCACTTAGAATCTTACAACTTAGGCTCTGATGATGAATTGTCCGAACACGCAATTTTATGCGACACTGTTCGCCATAAAATGTATGTCGGCGCGTACAAAGAAATCGATTATTTCCTGTTACAGCAGCATCCCCATGAGCCGTCCCAGTTGACCGCCCAAGAGTTTGAAGAAGCCGTGAAAGCGGTGGAAAGTATGACCTTAGAGCAAATGCAGCGTTTGGGAATGTTCGAGATATTCGGCAACACCAATCCCCAAGCGCGCCAAGTAACCGCAGAATTGGTGCAGTGGCTAGACCAACAAATCACCGAAGAATTAATACAGCAATATATCCAATTAGCTAATCGGGGTAATTGGACAGCGGTGAGGGCATTAGACACCCTCAAGCGTAGAATCTCGGAAACTAGGAAATACCACCAGCAATTAGAGAGCAACTAAATTATCTATGCCGGAGAAGTCTCGATATTACAGCCCCGGCATGGGTACAAAACACCCATAGTGTAGCAAACGCGGAGTTAGCCAATGAAGCGATTGACTTGGAGGGATAAAGCAATTTATTCAGTAATTTTCTCGATGCTTGGCAGCTTTCTAAGAGTAACGAAGACCTTTAATTCTGGGTGTCACCTCGTTCGAGGCGTTTTGACTGCCTCAACAGCTCAGGTGTCGAGTTTATCCTTAGCCTTGTTTGCCCTAAGCCGATCGTTTACCAAGCGTTTGTTGCTCTGTTCGGTATACGCTGCAAACCCGAGTACCCAGAGCATTCGGTGCAATTCGGCAGGCTTCCAACCCTCATCCTTGGCTAATTCTT encodes:
- a CDS encoding ParM/StbA family protein, yielding MKKKPSIPDAILAIDFGGLSTRVFCQSSQAGSKASSFVMESQVGPVSQDIANCFTKPNLASASPENIAWVAIGNECRAVGYLAAAQFNAHIGLAGLKYSSALYKALAALWVVSRKLDLGNQFSAALSVFLPPGEFNDSKQFFELLSQYSASFETPTGKLSVTLDKTQALQEGGGIALIHNSNLGSAFKQRVTAFVMVGFRNASVIVSARGAVGKGKTSDLGMVRLVDLVQERTSNYDASRLALSIAQAGVSYNRPYFYRIARNREETAKDREVDQLIEAVKLSRFDYARMLSHWINEVLPPDLDEIVFCGGTSEYMKPELRNQFSPYSLSWHAGITVPKTLDPDGLGCRIADVYGLFSYFKSQFEVLRQRSVAATSQRAEDTTSSSGDAPVPTTDIQSVKECAEQSTKPKSEQSTKPKSEQPTHPKSEPPTKLKLEQFTHAKSEQSTEQKFEESTEQKTEDITAHIPHPQLAHTQLGCPVRVDQSALDE
- a CDS encoding DUF3846 domain-containing protein; translated protein: MLYALINSTGIHRLEVEEKLELADLQNRVGIAGEPAFIEYVRNQFPEPAIDLICDEEFLYKELPLTCITRRSIALGGQVIATACTDDGETIGLTEAQFQLVATNLIIASRI
- a CDS encoding siphovirus Gp157 family protein, giving the protein MPTKKTQLPASQEPVTSSESTANTPNTSLLDVICAQLLATSERGIEALTALKAQLKAQYDTPETPETDSIVQQAWQHMNPDQRALISNRCEAHRGRTKSLHLLTVELEDLDKLIDNIEGEEITPELEVAVQQLLEQRGSTYEQWLSKVDNYCAAITNRHALSQQRKSEAERLSKLAATDSKRVDWMKAQLQKCLKSQGVKKLSLHRFHLTISNNGGVLPLKLPCEVNQLPPQFQRIEVSPDNSVIRQALEAGDIEAQEVAQFGGRETHLRVL